From Streptomyces griseorubiginosus, one genomic window encodes:
- a CDS encoding M15 family metallopeptidase, protein MSEIILMSDARVAAVPVEENGEPLVDVRGHLLVDDRKHEDSLGAEVHLRQGVLDRLLAAQALLPGGLRLLFVEGYRPPALQRQYFEQYGDELRAAHPDWSADRIRTAASRYVSPPEIAPHSAGAAVDLTLVDADGRELDLGTAMNANPEESDGACYTGAGNITAEAEANRAVLGQALGAAGLVNYPTEWWHWSYGDRYWALETGAPAALYGPKDLAGH, encoded by the coding sequence ATGAGCGAGATCATCCTGATGTCCGACGCCCGCGTGGCCGCCGTACCGGTCGAGGAGAACGGCGAGCCCCTGGTGGACGTCCGCGGTCACCTCCTCGTCGACGACCGCAAGCACGAGGACTCCCTGGGCGCCGAGGTCCATCTGCGCCAGGGCGTCCTCGACCGGCTGCTCGCGGCGCAGGCCCTGCTGCCGGGCGGGCTGCGGCTGCTCTTCGTGGAGGGATACCGGCCACCGGCCCTCCAGCGGCAGTACTTCGAGCAGTACGGCGACGAGCTGCGCGCCGCCCACCCGGACTGGTCCGCCGACCGGATCAGGACCGCGGCCAGCCGCTATGTCTCCCCGCCCGAGATAGCCCCGCACAGCGCCGGCGCGGCCGTCGACCTCACGCTCGTGGACGCCGACGGCCGCGAACTCGACCTGGGCACCGCCATGAACGCCAACCCGGAGGAGAGCGACGGCGCCTGCTACACGGGCGCAGGCAACATCACCGCGGAGGCCGAGGCCAACCGGGCCGTGCTGGGGCAGGCGCTGGGCGCGGCGGGCCTGGTCAACTACCCGACGGAGTGGTGGCACTGGTCGTACGGCGACCGCTACTGGGCGCTGGAGACCGGGGCACCCGCCGCGCTGTACGGGCCGAAGGACCTGGCCGGCCACTGA
- a CDS encoding SDR family oxidoreductase yields MSTSSGSRIVVTGATGNVGTSVVRLLSEDPEVGSVRGLARRIPDWSPARTEWSAVDLASAQADLAEEFAGADAVVHLAWAFQPTHDPAATWRTNVLGSIRVFEAVAAAKVPVLVHASSVGAYSPGPKEHAVDESWPTHGWPDAAYCREKAYLERALDTFERDHPAVRVVRMRPAFLFKRESASEQRRIFGGRFLPGQLARPELLPFLPDIPGLRVQALHTDDAARAYALAVHSDVRGAFNLAGEPPVDAELLAGMLDARPVRLPRTAARSAIAAAWGLHLLPASPHLFDAVLRLPLMDCTRARTELGWHPEHTAGEVLEEFLHGMQQGAGARTEPMKGRKAG; encoded by the coding sequence GTGAGCACTTCAAGCGGCAGCAGGATCGTGGTCACGGGCGCCACCGGCAACGTGGGAACCAGCGTGGTGCGCCTTCTCTCCGAGGATCCGGAGGTGGGCTCCGTACGGGGCCTGGCCCGGCGGATCCCGGACTGGTCGCCCGCCCGGACCGAGTGGTCGGCGGTGGATCTCGCGTCCGCGCAGGCGGATCTGGCCGAGGAGTTCGCGGGCGCCGACGCGGTGGTCCATCTGGCGTGGGCGTTCCAGCCGACGCACGACCCGGCGGCGACCTGGCGCACCAACGTCCTGGGCTCCATCCGGGTGTTCGAGGCGGTGGCGGCGGCCAAGGTGCCGGTACTGGTGCACGCCTCCTCCGTGGGCGCGTACTCCCCGGGTCCGAAGGAGCACGCGGTGGACGAGTCGTGGCCGACGCACGGCTGGCCGGACGCCGCGTACTGCCGGGAGAAGGCGTATCTGGAGCGGGCACTGGACACCTTCGAACGCGACCACCCTGCGGTCCGGGTCGTCCGGATGCGTCCGGCGTTCCTCTTCAAGCGGGAGTCGGCGAGCGAGCAGCGCCGGATCTTCGGCGGCCGTTTCCTGCCCGGCCAGCTGGCCCGGCCCGAGCTGCTGCCGTTCCTGCCGGACATCCCCGGGCTGCGGGTGCAGGCCCTGCACACCGACGACGCGGCGCGGGCCTATGCGCTGGCGGTGCACTCGGACGTCCGGGGCGCCTTCAACCTGGCGGGCGAGCCGCCGGTGGACGCGGAGCTGCTGGCCGGGATGCTCGACGCCCGTCCGGTACGGCTGCCGCGCACCGCGGCCCGCTCGGCGATCGCGGCCGCGTGGGGCCTGCACCTGCTCCCCGCCTCCCCGCACCTGTTCGACGCGGTCCTGCGGTTGCCGCTGATGGACTGCACGCGGGCGCGTACGGAACTCGGCTGGCACCCGGAGCACACGGCCGGCGAGGTCCTGGAGGAGTTCCTCCACGGGATGCAGCAGGGCGCGGGGGCCCGGACGGAGCCGATGAAGGGCCGCAAGGCCGGCTGA
- a CDS encoding ROK family transcriptional regulator → MNGRTVRDLRRANRTAVLQRLWFDGPLSRFELGPATGLSSGSVSNVVADLVTDGLVEEAGSVDSDGGRPRTLLRVAPHSGHMIGVDVGETRVRVELFDLTLTELARAERPLTGRGYDVEVVVGHIRDGIAEVLADAAVEPERLLGVGIGVPGIVAHNPDDGAVVHGQTIGWDAVPLEALLRTGPPLPGGVRYFIDNGAKTLGQAEMWFGGGRGARSAVVVLFGSGVGACLVTPEVEHGRAVEWGHLTVRVRGRRCRCGALGCLEAYAGAESLLERWREEGGRPPEGVDEETALTALLAAAHPADGTPADPVALAVLEETAEYLGAGLSDLINLFQPERILIGGWAGLQLGARFLPAVRRHATAYALRYPAGKVTVDLGRLGPDAVTVGAAILPLADFFARGGRRPEPPPEGPAPAWRAALDERAPR, encoded by the coding sequence TTGAACGGACGCACCGTACGCGACCTCAGACGCGCCAACCGCACGGCCGTCCTGCAGCGCCTCTGGTTCGACGGCCCCCTCAGCCGCTTCGAACTCGGCCCCGCCACCGGGCTCAGCTCGGGCTCGGTCAGCAACGTCGTGGCCGACCTGGTGACCGACGGGCTGGTCGAGGAGGCCGGCAGCGTCGACTCCGACGGCGGCCGCCCCCGCACCCTGCTGCGGGTGGCGCCCCACAGCGGGCACATGATCGGCGTCGACGTCGGCGAGACGCGGGTCCGCGTCGAGCTGTTCGACCTCACCCTGACCGAACTCGCCCGCGCCGAACGCCCGTTGACCGGGCGCGGCTACGATGTCGAGGTCGTCGTCGGCCACATCCGCGACGGCATCGCCGAGGTGCTCGCGGACGCCGCCGTCGAGCCGGAGCGGCTGCTCGGCGTCGGCATCGGGGTGCCGGGCATCGTCGCGCACAACCCGGACGACGGGGCCGTCGTGCACGGACAGACCATCGGCTGGGACGCCGTCCCGCTGGAAGCGCTGCTGCGCACCGGCCCCCCGCTGCCCGGCGGCGTCCGGTACTTCATCGACAACGGCGCCAAGACCCTCGGCCAGGCCGAGATGTGGTTCGGCGGCGGCCGCGGGGCCCGCAGCGCGGTGGTGGTCCTCTTCGGGTCCGGCGTCGGCGCCTGCCTGGTCACCCCCGAGGTGGAGCACGGCCGGGCGGTCGAATGGGGGCATCTGACCGTACGGGTCAGAGGGCGCCGCTGCCGCTGCGGAGCCCTCGGCTGCCTGGAGGCCTACGCCGGCGCCGAGTCGCTGCTGGAACGCTGGCGCGAGGAAGGGGGCCGGCCGCCCGAGGGCGTCGACGAGGAGACCGCGCTGACCGCCCTGCTCGCCGCCGCCCACCCCGCGGACGGGACCCCGGCCGACCCGGTGGCGCTCGCCGTCCTGGAGGAGACCGCCGAGTACCTGGGCGCCGGACTGTCCGACCTGATCAACCTCTTCCAGCCCGAGCGCATCCTCATCGGCGGCTGGGCCGGGCTCCAGCTGGGCGCACGGTTCCTGCCCGCCGTACGGCGGCACGCGACGGCGTACGCGCTGCGGTACCCGGCCGGGAAGGTGACCGTCGACCTCGGCCGGCTCGGCCCCGACGCGGTCACCGTCGGCGCGGCCATCCTCCCGCTCGCGGACTTCTTCGCCCGCGGCGGCCGGCGTCCCGAGCCCCCGCCCGAGGGGCCCGCGCCGGCCTGGCGGGCCGCCCTGGACGAGCGCGCCCCGCGCTGA
- a CDS encoding aminoglycoside phosphotransferase family protein translates to MADSWEWARQVLEDAGLDPGRLAGVRPLSGGTYNTVEELLLTDGTRYVVKVPPAATVPGLRHERGLLVAEAEFYRRAAEAEVAAPHVVAFGAGADAAVPHLLMTACPGVPWDTSVTDSERPPLRRELGRQVARLHSVTGPGFGYPSRALGPLAPDWRTAFTTMIEAVLDDARDYEARLPRSVEQVAATVRAGSPALDDVTVPALVHFDLWDGNILVDRPAGGEPRIGGLIDGERMFWGDPLADFVSLALLGDIRKDEAFLAGYREAGGRAEFDVPARVRLALYRAYLYLIMLTETVPRAVDVEKERWVQSAVAPELVAALDEIEALARLTGVRIP, encoded by the coding sequence TTGGCGGACTCCTGGGAGTGGGCTCGGCAGGTGTTGGAGGACGCCGGCCTCGACCCCGGTCGGCTCGCCGGGGTCCGGCCTCTGAGCGGCGGTACGTACAACACCGTCGAGGAGCTCCTCCTCACCGACGGCACCAGGTACGTGGTCAAGGTCCCGCCCGCGGCCACCGTTCCCGGCCTGCGCCACGAGCGCGGACTCCTCGTCGCCGAGGCCGAGTTCTACCGCAGGGCCGCCGAGGCCGAGGTCGCGGCGCCGCACGTGGTGGCCTTCGGCGCCGGCGCCGACGCGGCCGTACCGCATCTGCTGATGACGGCCTGCCCCGGAGTGCCCTGGGACACCTCGGTCACCGATTCCGAACGCCCGCCTCTGCGCCGTGAGTTGGGCCGCCAGGTGGCGCGGCTGCACTCGGTGACCGGGCCGGGCTTCGGCTACCCGTCCCGCGCCCTCGGGCCGCTCGCCCCCGACTGGCGGACCGCGTTCACCACCATGATCGAGGCGGTCCTCGACGACGCCCGGGACTACGAGGCGCGGCTGCCCCGGTCCGTCGAACAGGTGGCGGCCACGGTCCGGGCCGGGTCCCCGGCACTCGACGACGTCACCGTCCCCGCGCTGGTCCACTTCGACCTGTGGGACGGCAACATCCTCGTCGACCGACCGGCCGGCGGGGAGCCGCGCATCGGCGGGCTCATCGACGGCGAGCGGATGTTCTGGGGCGACCCCCTCGCCGACTTCGTCTCCCTCGCGCTGCTGGGGGACATCAGGAAGGACGAGGCGTTCCTCGCCGGCTACCGGGAGGCGGGCGGCCGGGCCGAGTTCGACGTCCCGGCCCGGGTACGGCTGGCCCTCTACCGGGCCTATCTCTACCTGATCATGCTCACCGAGACGGTCCCCCGGGCGGTCGACGTCGAGAAGGAGCGCTGGGTCCAGTCGGCGGTGGCACCGGAACTCGTCGCCGCCCTGGACGAGATCGAGGCCCTCGCCCGGCTCACGGGAGTCCGGATCCCTTGA
- a CDS encoding TetR/AcrR family transcriptional regulator has product MAVRGRPRGFDAEAALDRAVEVFWRQGYDGASLADLTEAMGINRTSMYAAFGNKEQLFHRAVARYAEADMAYAREALAEPTAYAVIESFLRANADALTRPDRPSGCLSVQGGLAEGGDGGRIARFLADSRLAGERALAQRLARAVEEGDLPTGADPHALARYVMVVSEGNAVHATAGATRAALHATVDIALQAVPRPHARVGA; this is encoded by the coding sequence ATGGCGGTACGCGGCAGACCCCGGGGCTTCGACGCGGAGGCCGCGCTGGACCGTGCGGTGGAGGTCTTCTGGCGCCAGGGCTACGACGGTGCCTCGCTCGCCGACCTCACCGAGGCGATGGGCATCAACCGCACGAGCATGTACGCGGCGTTCGGCAACAAGGAGCAGCTCTTCCACCGTGCCGTCGCCCGCTACGCCGAGGCCGACATGGCCTACGCCCGTGAGGCTCTCGCGGAACCGACGGCCTACGCCGTCATCGAGTCCTTCCTCCGCGCCAACGCGGACGCCCTCACCCGCCCCGACCGCCCCTCAGGATGCCTGTCCGTGCAGGGCGGCCTGGCCGAGGGTGGCGACGGCGGCCGCATCGCCCGGTTCCTGGCCGACAGCCGCCTCGCCGGCGAGCGCGCCCTCGCACAGCGTCTGGCCCGCGCCGTCGAGGAGGGCGACCTTCCCACGGGCGCCGACCCGCACGCACTCGCCCGCTACGTCATGGTCGTCAGCGAGGGCAACGCCGTACACGCGACCGCCGGCGCGACCCGAGCGGCCCTTCACGCCACCGTGGACATCGCCCTGCAAGCCGTACCTCGGCCTCATGCGCGGGTGGGGGCCTGA
- a CDS encoding SDR family NAD(P)-dependent oxidoreductase: MGQLDGKTALVTGATSGIGLAAARRLAAEGAHVFLTGRRKEALDEAVASIGDRATGVRADVADLGDLDRLFDEIQRHGSLDIVFANAGGGEFAALPDITWDHYADTFNTNVAGTLFTVQKALPLLNPGASIIVTGSNIDTKGAASFSVYAATKAALRSLTRSWAAELVTRGIRVNSIAPGPIETPGLSGLAGGPEAAEQLLQGLAAGVPMQRLGRPEEIAETVLFLAGEASSYMTGAEMYVDGGASQI; the protein is encoded by the coding sequence ATGGGACAGCTCGACGGCAAGACCGCCCTCGTCACCGGTGCCACCTCCGGCATCGGCCTGGCCGCGGCACGACGGCTCGCGGCGGAAGGCGCCCACGTCTTCCTCACCGGCCGCCGCAAGGAGGCGCTCGACGAGGCGGTGGCCTCCATCGGCGACCGCGCCACGGGAGTACGAGCCGATGTCGCCGACCTCGGCGACCTCGACCGCCTCTTCGACGAGATCCAGCGGCACGGCAGCCTCGACATCGTCTTCGCCAACGCGGGCGGCGGAGAGTTCGCGGCCCTGCCCGACATCACCTGGGACCACTACGCCGACACCTTCAACACCAACGTGGCGGGCACCCTGTTCACCGTGCAGAAGGCGCTCCCGCTGCTCAACCCGGGCGCCTCGATCATCGTGACCGGCTCCAACATCGACACCAAGGGCGCCGCCTCCTTCAGCGTGTACGCCGCGACCAAGGCCGCACTGCGCTCCCTGACCCGCAGCTGGGCGGCGGAACTCGTCACCCGCGGCATCCGCGTCAACAGCATCGCGCCCGGCCCGATCGAGACGCCCGGCCTCAGCGGTCTCGCGGGTGGTCCCGAGGCGGCCGAACAACTGCTCCAGGGCCTGGCCGCCGGAGTCCCCATGCAGCGGCTCGGCCGCCCGGAGGAGATCGCCGAGACGGTCCTCTTCCTCGCCGGTGAGGCCAGCAGCTACATGACCGGTGCCGAGATGTACGTCGACGGCGGCGCAAGCCAGATCTGA
- a CDS encoding nuclear transport factor 2 family protein — protein MRTVTDLLAANLHEVFGNRDAATRRATVDRIYTEDVVFTDPEGTTTGRDALADKAAALLADAPADFEFTEDGLRYAGPDTGALAWAFGPPGAPAVRGIDVITAREGRIAAVMTMFTA, from the coding sequence ATGCGCACCGTGACCGATCTGCTCGCAGCCAACCTGCACGAAGTCTTCGGCAACCGCGACGCCGCAACCCGCCGCGCGACCGTCGACCGCATCTACACCGAGGACGTCGTCTTCACCGACCCCGAGGGCACGACCACCGGCCGTGACGCTCTAGCGGACAAGGCCGCCGCCCTCCTCGCCGACGCCCCGGCCGACTTCGAGTTCACGGAGGACGGCCTGCGCTACGCCGGTCCCGACACGGGGGCACTCGCCTGGGCCTTCGGTCCGCCCGGCGCGCCCGCCGTCCGTGGGATCGACGTCATCACCGCCCGGGAGGGAAGGATCGCCGCCGTCATGACGATGTTCACCGCCTGA
- a CDS encoding DUF3626 domain-containing protein, whose protein sequence is MSPVRSARARAALNHVAAVSEGPAVAPDVRVTLNFHPDRLARGLPLLEALAQDGVYHSQFVTGTSNGGLTAHPGGDRWRWESRIFGGAYDDAAAHERPVYGALNFRRQVVGAAPRFGSSHFRLTGEPLARATFCYPDSAAEPVHFGVASGMSLIALAEADEQDPLNDYIEAQVHGGVDLARHVEALVLDASYRDTPVEAAARRLPVPVEWHPGYRITVAELYHHADYRGQEYADLGASIAEDGLVDPRIIGDAARTGRYELQHLKMVWHTLARFGAPEGAGTAARCDSAPGFVTP, encoded by the coding sequence GTGAGTCCAGTGAGGTCGGCCCGGGCGCGGGCGGCACTGAACCATGTGGCGGCCGTGTCGGAGGGGCCGGCCGTCGCCCCGGACGTGCGCGTCACGCTGAACTTCCACCCGGACCGGCTGGCCCGCGGCCTGCCCCTGCTGGAGGCGCTGGCCCAGGACGGCGTCTACCACTCGCAGTTCGTCACCGGCACCAGCAACGGCGGACTGACCGCGCACCCCGGCGGCGACCGCTGGCGCTGGGAGAGCCGGATCTTCGGCGGCGCCTACGACGACGCGGCCGCGCACGAACGGCCCGTGTACGGCGCGCTGAACTTCCGCCGTCAAGTCGTCGGCGCGGCACCGCGGTTCGGCTCCTCGCACTTCCGGCTGACCGGCGAGCCCCTCGCCCGCGCCACCTTCTGCTACCCCGACAGCGCCGCCGAGCCGGTCCACTTCGGCGTCGCATCCGGCATGTCCCTGATCGCCCTCGCGGAGGCCGACGAGCAGGACCCCCTCAACGACTACATCGAGGCCCAGGTGCACGGCGGCGTCGACCTGGCCCGCCATGTGGAGGCCCTCGTCCTGGACGCGAGCTACCGCGACACCCCCGTCGAGGCCGCCGCGCGCCGGCTGCCCGTCCCCGTCGAGTGGCACCCCGGCTACCGCATCACCGTCGCCGAGCTGTACCACCACGCCGACTACCGCGGTCAGGAGTACGCCGACCTGGGCGCGAGCATCGCCGAGGACGGACTGGTCGACCCCCGGATCATCGGCGACGCCGCCCGCACGGGACGGTACGAACTCCAGCACCTGAAGATGGTCTGGCACACGCTGGCCCGCTTCGGGGCGCCGGAGGGGGCGGGGACGGCGGCGAGGTGCGACTCGGCGCCCGGATTCGTCACACCGTGA
- a CDS encoding quinone oxidoreductase family protein, with amino-acid sequence MRAVRIDRFGGPEVLVPVEVPDPVPGPGEVLVRIAAAGVNRADALLRAGRYHRAGRPPLIPGAEAAGVVVEVGEGVTELAPGQRVMALDGGKSSGFYAELATVSATNVVVLPDGVDLTRAATLPIAWLSAWYCVRHLARVAKGDTVVVKAAASGVGTAAVQIAAEAGARVIALAGSAEKAAWAGEFGADVTVDTSVHSGDAEVEEVLRLTDGHGADVVLDTVGGRAFGLSLREVGHGGRVVALANVALEPSTVDTRDFYPKNASILGFQLTNLQLHGYDPRPDLRELAERVAAGGYRVPVETVVPLEEARAAHERLEQRGNRGKIVLSVGPESVK; translated from the coding sequence ATGCGTGCGGTGCGGATCGACAGGTTCGGCGGACCGGAGGTCCTGGTGCCGGTGGAGGTGCCCGATCCGGTGCCGGGTCCCGGCGAGGTGCTGGTGCGGATCGCCGCGGCCGGGGTGAACCGGGCGGACGCCCTGCTCCGGGCCGGCCGCTACCACCGCGCCGGCCGGCCGCCGCTGATCCCGGGTGCCGAGGCGGCGGGTGTCGTCGTCGAGGTGGGGGAGGGCGTGACGGAACTGGCGCCGGGGCAGCGGGTCATGGCCCTGGACGGCGGCAAGTCATCGGGTTTCTACGCGGAGTTGGCCACGGTGTCCGCCACCAACGTGGTCGTGCTCCCCGACGGCGTGGACCTCACGCGGGCCGCCACCCTGCCCATCGCCTGGCTCAGCGCCTGGTACTGCGTGCGGCACCTCGCCCGCGTCGCCAAGGGCGACACCGTGGTGGTGAAGGCGGCGGCGAGCGGTGTCGGCACCGCGGCCGTGCAGATCGCCGCCGAGGCGGGGGCGCGGGTGATCGCCCTGGCCGGATCGGCCGAGAAGGCCGCCTGGGCGGGGGAGTTCGGCGCCGACGTCACCGTCGACACCTCCGTCCACTCCGGCGACGCCGAGGTCGAGGAGGTGCTGCGGCTCACCGACGGCCACGGCGCCGACGTCGTCCTCGACACCGTCGGGGGCCGGGCCTTCGGGCTCAGCCTGCGTGAGGTGGGACACGGCGGCCGGGTCGTCGCGCTCGCCAATGTGGCCCTGGAGCCGAGCACCGTCGACACCCGTGACTTCTATCCCAAGAACGCCTCGATCCTCGGCTTCCAGCTCACCAACCTCCAGCTCCACGGCTACGATCCGCGTCCCGACCTGCGGGAACTCGCCGAGCGGGTCGCGGCCGGCGGCTATCGTGTGCCCGTCGAGACGGTCGTACCGCTGGAGGAGGCACGGGCCGCCCACGAGCGGCTGGAGCAGCGCGGCAACCGGGGCAAGATCGTGCTGTCCGTCGGGCCGGAATCCGTCAAATGA
- a CDS encoding CGNR zinc finger domain-containing protein, translated as MTASPAPADPALAFPFIGGRPCLDFVATLGKRHATPLERLPDTDALARWFTEAELAAGAEPVQVSARDLADARLLREAVYRLVRAVMAGEEPDPADVARVNAVAAQPDLAPQLGAARWTARGPARAALATVARDAVLLVRGPLLERVKECENPGCSLLFLDDSQARRRRWCSMDRCGNLAKIAGYRSRSRAATTG; from the coding sequence ATGACCGCCAGCCCCGCCCCCGCCGACCCGGCGCTCGCGTTCCCCTTCATCGGCGGGCGTCCCTGCCTGGACTTCGTCGCGACCCTCGGCAAGCGGCACGCCACCCCGCTGGAGCGCCTCCCGGACACCGATGCCCTCGCGCGCTGGTTCACGGAGGCGGAGCTGGCCGCCGGGGCGGAGCCGGTCCAGGTGAGCGCGCGGGACCTGGCGGACGCCCGGCTGCTGCGGGAAGCCGTGTACCGCCTGGTCAGAGCCGTGATGGCGGGCGAGGAGCCGGATCCGGCCGACGTGGCCCGGGTCAACGCGGTCGCCGCCCAACCGGACCTCGCACCCCAGTTGGGGGCGGCCCGCTGGACGGCCCGCGGACCGGCCCGCGCGGCCCTCGCGACGGTGGCCCGGGACGCCGTGCTCCTGGTACGGGGGCCGCTCCTGGAGCGCGTCAAGGAATGCGAGAACCCGGGCTGTTCCCTGCTGTTCCTGGACGACTCACAGGCCCGGCGCCGCCGTTGGTGTTCGATGGACCGCTGCGGGAACCTGGCGAAGATCGCCGGGTACCGGTCGCGGAGCCGGGCCGCCACCACGGGGTGA
- a CDS encoding FUSC family protein: MRVVREWTASVVAYAKRRRDPVVVQTLRSAAAATIAYVIALRLSPEAAPLTAPLTALLVVQVTLYSTLTTGIRRVNSVVTGVLVAIAFSLLVGLTWWSLGLLIVASLVVGRLVRVEEFVPEVAISAMLVLGVTTVGDTAWARVLETLIGAVVGLACNLLLAPPVWVDEAGESIEGLARRVRRLMLRMGEEAAGRPPVELATARLYEARELDHDIVEVDAALRQAEDSLKLNPRVKEGLLHRVVLRTGLDTLEICTVVLRVLARTLTDLAKERDPFADEPGPLDKDQDPEPLFGPETGRTVEQLLSEIGDAVVSFAVLVTTHVSVSAESAEARLTAELRQASATRDKLAQLLLEEIQRDARHWQLHGAVLTEVNRILDELDTEHRSRRLLEELDRASREQRERMPRLTRLQESWRRNRTALARRSR; this comes from the coding sequence ATGCGAGTTGTACGTGAGTGGACGGCGTCCGTCGTTGCCTATGCGAAGCGGCGCCGGGACCCCGTGGTCGTGCAGACCCTGCGGTCGGCGGCCGCGGCGACCATCGCGTACGTCATCGCGCTGCGCCTCAGTCCCGAGGCGGCGCCCCTCACCGCGCCGCTGACCGCGCTGCTCGTCGTGCAGGTCACCCTGTACTCCACGCTCACCACCGGCATCCGCCGGGTGAACTCGGTGGTGACCGGGGTCCTCGTCGCCATCGCCTTCAGTCTGCTGGTGGGTCTGACCTGGTGGAGCCTGGGCCTGCTGATCGTGGCGTCACTGGTGGTCGGACGGCTGGTGCGGGTCGAGGAGTTCGTGCCCGAGGTGGCGATCAGCGCGATGCTGGTCCTCGGCGTGACCACCGTCGGGGACACCGCCTGGGCGCGGGTCCTGGAGACCCTGATCGGCGCGGTCGTGGGGCTGGCCTGCAATCTGCTGCTCGCTCCCCCGGTGTGGGTGGACGAGGCCGGTGAGTCGATCGAGGGGCTGGCCCGCCGGGTGCGGAGGCTGATGCTGCGGATGGGCGAGGAGGCCGCGGGCCGGCCGCCCGTGGAACTGGCGACCGCCCGGCTGTACGAGGCGCGCGAGCTCGACCACGACATCGTCGAGGTGGACGCCGCGCTCCGGCAGGCCGAGGACAGCCTCAAGCTCAACCCCAGGGTGAAGGAGGGCCTGCTGCACCGGGTGGTGCTGCGCACCGGCCTGGACACCCTGGAGATCTGCACGGTGGTGCTGAGGGTGCTCGCCCGCACCCTCACCGACCTCGCCAAGGAACGCGACCCCTTCGCCGACGAACCCGGCCCGCTCGACAAGGACCAGGATCCCGAACCGCTGTTCGGGCCGGAGACCGGTCGTACGGTGGAGCAGCTGCTGTCCGAGATCGGCGACGCCGTGGTCAGCTTCGCCGTCCTGGTCACCACCCACGTCAGTGTGAGCGCCGAGTCCGCGGAGGCGCGGCTCACGGCCGAACTGCGCCAGGCCTCCGCCACCCGGGACAAGCTGGCCCAGCTGCTGCTGGAGGAGATCCAGCGCGACGCCCGTCACTGGCAGCTGCACGGTGCCGTCCTCACCGAGGTCAACCGCATCCTCGACGAGCTGGACACCGAGCACCGCTCCCGCCGCCTCCTGGAGGAGCTGGACCGGGCCTCCCGCGAGCAGCGGGAGCGGATGCCGCGCCTGACCCGGTTGCAGGAGAGCTGGCGCCGGAACCGCACGGCACTCGCCCGTCGTTCTAGGTGA